In Stigmatopora argus isolate UIUO_Sarg chromosome 17, RoL_Sarg_1.0, whole genome shotgun sequence, the following are encoded in one genomic region:
- the zfhx2 gene encoding uncharacterized protein zfhx2 isoform X4, whose translation MEEDRTLDREGGEDELERGDEAFEKIAVEYEDIANGKEMLASKNCLPAQNIAQFKCNACQETFLSRTALSVHYYSASHIQRMTTIQGREIDCSAPSAHVLSRPYITNKPYQCSICRVSYNHSITLESHMKSVLHQTRCRNAVNNAGALGSCEGSNPNAPNTTVNTSASGTSELVTSNSSPAGTMTVTTPSDEEQIQTSQVSPSLITHPTPSAQAVSAFLTLLTSSPNSHSTPQLPSLFAPSRPTGSNAAQIVPQPQMVMPFILNGLQTLPTQHSKENQSGQLLTQCVPFIGLNTAQQTLLTQRLSLLQNQWPTIALPTNVPRALESMKQENILKQTDHTIDRECIKMEGPEECCSKTESDVQDESNEEICKVSTHSSTSAHQIDVKKDESISQNVSPVAIEKSLHINISHSSLMPTNPMNLNLTVRPDSTQQKLQTATSPFRCGTPKSNLVSNAFTKQLWLNCDTSESVYPELPVLSVFQSEVLWAFFESRSAADAASPPHEDCEALGREVGLSEEEVRKWLCRARHAKQRQKVTELAPPNDSSGIASTTHSKQNDFDDEERSLIITKEDAVVSNCQVIDLSRTRGQSRQRGEGRDGQGDSCLTSDSENEAYTSVIVTDEESLNGGFQETLESPAKDQVQFSVHCEKGSVGGKVLRSTTVFQSDVEDEDEDAGDANLKSGKKKRKAEFEHEVEVKRERLDPDVDLELEAQGDPPSSLPYISPDLNSSVPLHSLPLSVTPFSAQFISPYVVSLTPSLVGVGSKVPVFSTAPSISCFSSSLVSQSLSPMSQSSQYLSNSDCETALDLSMGKNNSSTSVADKISAKKGQLLDGLGLRPTTQSLVVVQVKPECLTTIPSLYSHGNQVNCNNQTKTSIYTRPDEKINTTLCDNDKEKDKEQEQQQRKVKGKRYRDMRRSRTIIQAEQLDILYGCYFKDPNPGKHEFEQISEWVHLPKKVVQIWFQNMRARERKGEVRFISDGTLAAVGKPLIKFTWPLSKPIFSNKPVSNNTGCITTAPIVRTLIKTDSKAVIVKKNTPVPIKPKEVVSAASVVGSSASLMPKTKLETTSNITMVKVASSIVPNLSTSPKDIISIEPRANQQKKVEDESEEEKTDDEMDNENETAPHVTNRMVPKLPTTPINNRPPSTTVLPQKPNGLSYWTPKIPIKINTLSREQLALPTHTHPRTIPPPPTPRIAPVSPNTPNSLKVTRSCTPIQSKSSPTENNFLGHSSSRRPRTHLSCLQLSILQSCYETCAHPNAMECEAIGAELNLPLKVVQIWFQNTRAKEKRWKIQQEKLAPQNGGKLFMSSGSYLQYNALKANRPILPKPVQFTITESPASPLAGQSLPSETLTGCCEVCKVSFESRAAARAHVFSSLHLAKLRTTNFGQPTGLLNKNGTGNGGSGVPNMSLQVCHSSKVNGPNVSSGGLVIIELPPSVPTSNS comes from the exons ATGGAAGAAGACAGAACGTTGGACAGAGAGGGTGGCGAAGATGAACTGGAGCGAGGAGATGAGGCATTTGAAAAAATTGCCGTTGAATATGAAGACATAGCAAACGGCAAAGAAATGTTGGCTAGTAAAAATTGCCTTCCTGCTCAAAACATCGCTCAATTCAAATGTAATGCCTGCCAGGAAACATTTCTCAGCAGAACTGCCCTAAGTGTTCATTACTACTCTGCTTCCCACATCCAGAGAATGACAACAATACAAGGTAGGGAAATTGACTGTTCTGCTCCTTCTGCCCATGTCCTTTCTCGGCCGTATATAACAAACAAGCCCTACCAGTGTTCTATATGCAGAGTGTCCTACAATCATTCCATCACCCTCGAGAGCCACATGAAATCTGTTTTACATCAAACACGCTGCAGAAATGCTGTTAATAATGCAGGTGCCCTTGGTAGTTGTGAAGGGAGCAATCCCAATGCGCCGAACACCACAGTGAACACTTCTGCCAGTGGAACCAGTGAATTGGTAACATCCAACAGCTCTCCTGCTGGAACCATGACAGTGACTACACCAAGTGATGAAGAGCAAATACAAACTTCGCAAGTGTCTCCCTCCCTCATCACCCACCCTACACCCTCAGCTCAGGCGGTCTCAGCCTTTCTCACCCTCCTCACATCCAGCCCTAACTCTCATTCAACCCCCCAACTTCCCTCCCTATTTGCACCTAGCCGCCCTACTGGCTCTAATGCAGCTCAGATTGTGCCTCAGCCTCAAATGGTAATGCCCTTCATCTTGAATGGGCTCCAAACCCTGCCAACCCAGCATTCTAAAGAGAACCAGTCGGGGCAACTTCTTACCCAGTGTGTGCCATTTATAGGTCTCAACACAGCACAGCAAACCCTCCTGACCCAAAGACTTAGTTTGTTACAGAATCAATGGCCGACTATTGCGCTTCCAACAAATGTACCAAGAGCTTTGGAGAGTATGAAGCAAGAGAATATTTTAAAGCAGACTGATCACACCATTGATAGGGAATGCATAAAAATGGAAGGGCCTGAAGAGTGTTGTTCTAAGACGGAAAGCGACGTGCAAGATGAGAGTAATGAGGAAATTTGCAAGGTGTCTACGCATAGTAGTACTTCGGCCCATCAGATAGATGTAAAAAAGGATGAGTCAATAAGTCAAAATGTCTCCCCAGTTGCCATAGAAAAAAGCCTCCATATCAACATCTCTCACTCTTCATTAATGCCTACCAACCCTATGAATTTGAACCTCACGGTTCGCCCCGATTCTACTCAACAAAAATTACAAACAGCAACAAGTCCTTTTAGATGTGGTACCCCCAAATCTAACCTAGTTTCAAATGCCTTCACCAAACAGCTTTGGCTAAATTGTGATACCTCGGAGTCTGTTTATCCTGAACTTCCCGTGTTGTCAGTGTTTCAGTCCGAGGTTCTTTGGGCTTTTTTTGAATCACGAAGTGCGGCTGATGCTGCTAGTCCTCCTCATGAGGACTGCGAGGCACTGGGTAGAGAGGTAGGGCTTTCAGAAGAAGAGGTACGCAAGTGGCTTTGCCGAGCCAGACATGCCAAACAGAGACAGAAGGTCACAGAGCTTGCACCCCCTAATGACTCCTCTGGAATTGCAAGCACTACTCATAgcaaacaaaatgattttgatgaTGAAGAACGCTCCTTGATTATCACAAAAGAGGATGCTGTTGTGTCCAATTGTCAGGTTATCGATTTGTCTCGCACCAGAGGGCAAAGTAGACAGAGAGGTGAAGGGAGAGATGGTCAGGGAGATTCATGTCTGACTTCTGACTCTGAAAATGAGGCGTACACCTCTGTTATTGTGACAGATGAAGAAAGTCTAAATGGTGGTTTTCAGGAGACCTTGGAAAGCCCTGCTAAAGATCAAGTACAATTTTCTGTTCATTGTGAAAAAGGTTCAGTTGGAGGAAAGGTATTGCGCTCTACAACAGTGTTTCAGTCTGATGTggaggatgaagatgaagatgctGGGGATGCTAATTTAAAgtctggaaagaaaaaaaggaaagcggAATTTGAACATGAGGTAGAGGTGAAGAGGGAGAGACTGGATCCTGATGTGGATCTTGAATTGGAAGCCCAAGGAGATCCCCCAAGTTCGCTGCCCTATATCTCTCCTGACCTGAATTCAAGTGTCCCTCTTCACTCCCTTCCTCTGTCTGTCACCCCTTTCTCTGCACAATTTATTAGCCCTTATGTCGTCTCACTAACACCATCTTTAGTTGGAGTTGGGAGCAAAGTACCAGTCTTTTCCACCGCACCTTCAATAAGTTGTTTCTCCAGTTCTCTAGTTTCTCAATCACTCTCTCCCATGAGCCAATCCTCTCAATACTTGTCCAATAGTGACTGTGAGACTGCACTTGACCTTAGCATGGGAAAAAACAATTCATCCACATCTGTGGCCGACAAAATATCAGCAAAGAAAGGTCAGTTGTTGGATGGGCTTGGCCTGAGGCCCACGACTCAGAGTCTAGTTGTTGTCCAGGTCAAACCTGAATGTCTTACTACCATTCCTTCTTTGTATAGTCATGGGAATCAAGTCAACTGCAATAACCAGACAAAGACTAGTATTTACACTAGGCCAGATGAGAAAATAAACACCACACTGTGTGATAACGATAAAGAGAAGGATAAGGAACAAGAGCAACAGCAGAGAAAGGTGAAAGGGAAAAGGTATCGTGATATGCGACGTTCCAGAACCATCATACAAGCTGAACAACTTGACATACTCTATGGATGCTATTTCAAAGATCCCAACCCTGGGAAACATGAGTTTGAACAAATTTCAGAGTGGGTTCACCTTCCCAAAAAAGTTGTTCAGATATGGTTCCAGAATATGCGAGCAAGGGAACGGAAAGGTGAAGTTCGATTTATCAGTGACGGCACCCTGGCAGCAGTTGGAAAACCACTCATCAAATTTACCTGGCCGCTTTCTAAACCCATTTTTTCAAACAAGCCTGTATCAAACAATACTGGCTGCATCACAACAGCTCCAATTGTGCGCACCCTCATCAAGACAGACAGCAAAGCTgtcatagttaaaaaaaacactcctgTTCCAATCAAGCCCAAGGAAGTGGTTTCTGCTGCCTCTGTGGTAGGCAGCAGTGCCTCTTTGATGCCAAAGACCAAGCTTGAAACCACCAGCAACATAACAATGGTCAAAGTCGCATCCAGCATAGTTCCCAACCTCTCAACATCTCCCAAGGATATTATCTCCATTGAGCCCAGAGCAAATCAGCAGAAGAAAGTAGAAGACGAAAGTGAGGAGGAGAAAACAGATGATGAGATGGACAATGAGAATGAAACGGCGCCTCACGTTACCAACCGCATGGTGCCCAAGTTGCCCACAACGCCAATTAATAATAGACCTCCTTCCACAACGGTGTTGCCCCAAAAACCAAACGGCCTTAGCTACTGGACCCCTAAAATCCCAATTAAGATCAACACACTATCACGGGAACAACTTGCTCTTCCTACTCACACGCATCCTCGAACCATACCCCCTCCTCCAACCCCCAGGATTGCACCAGTCAGCCCAAATACCCCTAACTCATTGAAGGTGACCCGCTCATGCACCCCAATTCAGAGTAAATCAAGTCCCACAGAAAACAATTTTTTGGGCCACTCTTCAAGCCGCAGGCCACGTACACACTTGTCCTGCCTTCAGCTCTCAATTTTGCAGTCCTGTTATGAGACATGTGCCCACCCAAATGCCATGGAGTGTGAAGCTATTGGTGCAGAGCTTAATCTGCCTCTCAAGGTCGTGCAAATCTGGTTTCAAAACACAAGAGCTAAAGAGAAGCGCTGGAAGATACAGCAAGAGAAACTG GCTCCTCAAAATGGTGGGAAGCTGTTCATGAGTTCAGGAAGTTACTTGCAGTACAATGCTCTCAAAGCCAACCGACCCATCTTGCCCAAACCTGTTCAGTTCACCATCACAGAGTCTCCTGCTTCCCCGTTGGCCGGCCAGTCATTACCCAGCGAGACCCTGACGGGCTGTTGTGAGGTTTGCAAGGTTTCGTTTGAATCACGGGCAGCTGCGAGGGCCCACGTCTTCTCGTCGCTTCACCTCGCAAAGCTACGCACCACTAACTTTGGCCAACCGACTGGACTCCTCAACAAGAACGGAACTGGTAACGGAGGTTCGGGCGTCCCCAATATGAGCTTGCAGGTTTGCCATTCATCCAAGGTAAACGGCCCTAACGTCAGTTCCGGAGGCCTAGTCATCATCGAGTTGCCTCCGTCCGTACCCACCAgcaacagttaa
- the zfhx2 gene encoding uncharacterized protein zfhx2 isoform X1, translated as MQEESGQKARIYSNGIASWLCPLCQKGQMDQASLSQHLTEQHSVLPTCVGKLLNIGLRSKEKGGAPISKVAVCSQVVPSEEIVSEFQLPSLDAAHQLSDREMEEDRTLDREGGEDELERGDEAFEKIAVEYEDIANGKEMLASKNCLPAQNIAQFKCNACQETFLSRTALSVHYYSASHIQRMTTIQGREIDCSAPSAHVLSRPYITNKPYQCSICRVSYNHSITLESHMKSVLHQTRCRNAVNNAGALGSCEGSNPNAPNTTVNTSASGTSELVTSNSSPAGTMTVTTPSDEEQIQTSQVSPSLITHPTPSAQAVSAFLTLLTSSPNSHSTPQLPSLFAPSRPTGSNAAQIVPQPQMVMPFILNGLQTLPTQHSKENQSGQLLTQCVPFIGLNTAQQTLLTQRLSLLQNQWPTIALPTNVPRALESMKQENILKQTDHTIDRECIKMEGPEECCSKTESDVQDESNEEICKVSTHSSTSAHQIDVKKDESISQNVSPVAIEKSLHINISHSSLMPTNPMNLNLTVRPDSTQQKLQTATSPFRCGTPKSNLVSNAFTKQLWLNCDTSESVYPELPVLSVFQSEVLWAFFESRSAADAASPPHEDCEALGREVGLSEEEVRKWLCRARHAKQRQKVTELAPPNDSSGIASTTHSKQNDFDDEERSLIITKEDAVVSNCQVIDLSRTRGQSRQRGEGRDGQGDSCLTSDSENEAYTSVIVTDEESLNGGFQETLESPAKDQVQFSVHCEKGSVGGKVLRSTTVFQSDVEDEDEDAGDANLKSGKKKRKAEFEHEVEVKRERLDPDVDLELEAQGDPPSSLPYISPDLNSSVPLHSLPLSVTPFSAQFISPYVVSLTPSLVGVGSKVPVFSTAPSISCFSSSLVSQSLSPMSQSSQYLSNSDCETALDLSMGKNNSSTSVADKISAKKGQLLDGLGLRPTTQSLVVVQVKPECLTTIPSLYSHGNQVNCNNQTKTSIYTRPDEKINTTLCDNDKEKDKEQEQQQRKVKGKRYRDMRRSRTIIQAEQLDILYGCYFKDPNPGKHEFEQISEWVHLPKKVVQIWFQNMRARERKGEVRFISDGTLAAVGKPLIKFTWPLSKPIFSNKPVSNNTGCITTAPIVRTLIKTDSKAVIVKKNTPVPIKPKEVVSAASVVGSSASLMPKTKLETTSNITMVKVASSIVPNLSTSPKDIISIEPRANQQKKVEDESEEEKTDDEMDNENETAPHVTNRMVPKLPTTPINNRPPSTTVLPQKPNGLSYWTPKIPIKINTLSREQLALPTHTHPRTIPPPPTPRIAPVSPNTPNSLKVTRSCTPIQSKSSPTENNFLGHSSSRRPRTHLSCLQLSILQSCYETCAHPNAMECEAIGAELNLPLKVVQIWFQNTRAKEKRWKIQQEKLAPQNGGKLFMSSGSYLQYNALKANRPILPKPVQFTITESPASPLAGQSLPSETLTGCCEVCKVSFESRAAARAHVFSSLHLAKLRTTNFGQPTGLLNKNGTGNGGSGVPNMSLQVCHSSKVNGPNVSSGGLVIIELPPSVPTSNS; from the exons TTGCAGTTTGTTCACAAGTGGTGCCATCTGAAGAAATCGTCTCCGAATTCCAACTGCCTTCTTTAGACGCTGCTCATCAGCTTTCTGACAGGGAAATGGAAGAAGACAGAACGTTGGACAGAGAGGGTGGCGAAGATGAACTGGAGCGAGGAGATGAGGCATTTGAAAAAATTGCCGTTGAATATGAAGACATAGCAAACGGCAAAGAAATGTTGGCTAGTAAAAATTGCCTTCCTGCTCAAAACATCGCTCAATTCAAATGTAATGCCTGCCAGGAAACATTTCTCAGCAGAACTGCCCTAAGTGTTCATTACTACTCTGCTTCCCACATCCAGAGAATGACAACAATACAAGGTAGGGAAATTGACTGTTCTGCTCCTTCTGCCCATGTCCTTTCTCGGCCGTATATAACAAACAAGCCCTACCAGTGTTCTATATGCAGAGTGTCCTACAATCATTCCATCACCCTCGAGAGCCACATGAAATCTGTTTTACATCAAACACGCTGCAGAAATGCTGTTAATAATGCAGGTGCCCTTGGTAGTTGTGAAGGGAGCAATCCCAATGCGCCGAACACCACAGTGAACACTTCTGCCAGTGGAACCAGTGAATTGGTAACATCCAACAGCTCTCCTGCTGGAACCATGACAGTGACTACACCAAGTGATGAAGAGCAAATACAAACTTCGCAAGTGTCTCCCTCCCTCATCACCCACCCTACACCCTCAGCTCAGGCGGTCTCAGCCTTTCTCACCCTCCTCACATCCAGCCCTAACTCTCATTCAACCCCCCAACTTCCCTCCCTATTTGCACCTAGCCGCCCTACTGGCTCTAATGCAGCTCAGATTGTGCCTCAGCCTCAAATGGTAATGCCCTTCATCTTGAATGGGCTCCAAACCCTGCCAACCCAGCATTCTAAAGAGAACCAGTCGGGGCAACTTCTTACCCAGTGTGTGCCATTTATAGGTCTCAACACAGCACAGCAAACCCTCCTGACCCAAAGACTTAGTTTGTTACAGAATCAATGGCCGACTATTGCGCTTCCAACAAATGTACCAAGAGCTTTGGAGAGTATGAAGCAAGAGAATATTTTAAAGCAGACTGATCACACCATTGATAGGGAATGCATAAAAATGGAAGGGCCTGAAGAGTGTTGTTCTAAGACGGAAAGCGACGTGCAAGATGAGAGTAATGAGGAAATTTGCAAGGTGTCTACGCATAGTAGTACTTCGGCCCATCAGATAGATGTAAAAAAGGATGAGTCAATAAGTCAAAATGTCTCCCCAGTTGCCATAGAAAAAAGCCTCCATATCAACATCTCTCACTCTTCATTAATGCCTACCAACCCTATGAATTTGAACCTCACGGTTCGCCCCGATTCTACTCAACAAAAATTACAAACAGCAACAAGTCCTTTTAGATGTGGTACCCCCAAATCTAACCTAGTTTCAAATGCCTTCACCAAACAGCTTTGGCTAAATTGTGATACCTCGGAGTCTGTTTATCCTGAACTTCCCGTGTTGTCAGTGTTTCAGTCCGAGGTTCTTTGGGCTTTTTTTGAATCACGAAGTGCGGCTGATGCTGCTAGTCCTCCTCATGAGGACTGCGAGGCACTGGGTAGAGAGGTAGGGCTTTCAGAAGAAGAGGTACGCAAGTGGCTTTGCCGAGCCAGACATGCCAAACAGAGACAGAAGGTCACAGAGCTTGCACCCCCTAATGACTCCTCTGGAATTGCAAGCACTACTCATAgcaaacaaaatgattttgatgaTGAAGAACGCTCCTTGATTATCACAAAAGAGGATGCTGTTGTGTCCAATTGTCAGGTTATCGATTTGTCTCGCACCAGAGGGCAAAGTAGACAGAGAGGTGAAGGGAGAGATGGTCAGGGAGATTCATGTCTGACTTCTGACTCTGAAAATGAGGCGTACACCTCTGTTATTGTGACAGATGAAGAAAGTCTAAATGGTGGTTTTCAGGAGACCTTGGAAAGCCCTGCTAAAGATCAAGTACAATTTTCTGTTCATTGTGAAAAAGGTTCAGTTGGAGGAAAGGTATTGCGCTCTACAACAGTGTTTCAGTCTGATGTggaggatgaagatgaagatgctGGGGATGCTAATTTAAAgtctggaaagaaaaaaaggaaagcggAATTTGAACATGAGGTAGAGGTGAAGAGGGAGAGACTGGATCCTGATGTGGATCTTGAATTGGAAGCCCAAGGAGATCCCCCAAGTTCGCTGCCCTATATCTCTCCTGACCTGAATTCAAGTGTCCCTCTTCACTCCCTTCCTCTGTCTGTCACCCCTTTCTCTGCACAATTTATTAGCCCTTATGTCGTCTCACTAACACCATCTTTAGTTGGAGTTGGGAGCAAAGTACCAGTCTTTTCCACCGCACCTTCAATAAGTTGTTTCTCCAGTTCTCTAGTTTCTCAATCACTCTCTCCCATGAGCCAATCCTCTCAATACTTGTCCAATAGTGACTGTGAGACTGCACTTGACCTTAGCATGGGAAAAAACAATTCATCCACATCTGTGGCCGACAAAATATCAGCAAAGAAAGGTCAGTTGTTGGATGGGCTTGGCCTGAGGCCCACGACTCAGAGTCTAGTTGTTGTCCAGGTCAAACCTGAATGTCTTACTACCATTCCTTCTTTGTATAGTCATGGGAATCAAGTCAACTGCAATAACCAGACAAAGACTAGTATTTACACTAGGCCAGATGAGAAAATAAACACCACACTGTGTGATAACGATAAAGAGAAGGATAAGGAACAAGAGCAACAGCAGAGAAAGGTGAAAGGGAAAAGGTATCGTGATATGCGACGTTCCAGAACCATCATACAAGCTGAACAACTTGACATACTCTATGGATGCTATTTCAAAGATCCCAACCCTGGGAAACATGAGTTTGAACAAATTTCAGAGTGGGTTCACCTTCCCAAAAAAGTTGTTCAGATATGGTTCCAGAATATGCGAGCAAGGGAACGGAAAGGTGAAGTTCGATTTATCAGTGACGGCACCCTGGCAGCAGTTGGAAAACCACTCATCAAATTTACCTGGCCGCTTTCTAAACCCATTTTTTCAAACAAGCCTGTATCAAACAATACTGGCTGCATCACAACAGCTCCAATTGTGCGCACCCTCATCAAGACAGACAGCAAAGCTgtcatagttaaaaaaaacactcctgTTCCAATCAAGCCCAAGGAAGTGGTTTCTGCTGCCTCTGTGGTAGGCAGCAGTGCCTCTTTGATGCCAAAGACCAAGCTTGAAACCACCAGCAACATAACAATGGTCAAAGTCGCATCCAGCATAGTTCCCAACCTCTCAACATCTCCCAAGGATATTATCTCCATTGAGCCCAGAGCAAATCAGCAGAAGAAAGTAGAAGACGAAAGTGAGGAGGAGAAAACAGATGATGAGATGGACAATGAGAATGAAACGGCGCCTCACGTTACCAACCGCATGGTGCCCAAGTTGCCCACAACGCCAATTAATAATAGACCTCCTTCCACAACGGTGTTGCCCCAAAAACCAAACGGCCTTAGCTACTGGACCCCTAAAATCCCAATTAAGATCAACACACTATCACGGGAACAACTTGCTCTTCCTACTCACACGCATCCTCGAACCATACCCCCTCCTCCAACCCCCAGGATTGCACCAGTCAGCCCAAATACCCCTAACTCATTGAAGGTGACCCGCTCATGCACCCCAATTCAGAGTAAATCAAGTCCCACAGAAAACAATTTTTTGGGCCACTCTTCAAGCCGCAGGCCACGTACACACTTGTCCTGCCTTCAGCTCTCAATTTTGCAGTCCTGTTATGAGACATGTGCCCACCCAAATGCCATGGAGTGTGAAGCTATTGGTGCAGAGCTTAATCTGCCTCTCAAGGTCGTGCAAATCTGGTTTCAAAACACAAGAGCTAAAGAGAAGCGCTGGAAGATACAGCAAGAGAAACTG GCTCCTCAAAATGGTGGGAAGCTGTTCATGAGTTCAGGAAGTTACTTGCAGTACAATGCTCTCAAAGCCAACCGACCCATCTTGCCCAAACCTGTTCAGTTCACCATCACAGAGTCTCCTGCTTCCCCGTTGGCCGGCCAGTCATTACCCAGCGAGACCCTGACGGGCTGTTGTGAGGTTTGCAAGGTTTCGTTTGAATCACGGGCAGCTGCGAGGGCCCACGTCTTCTCGTCGCTTCACCTCGCAAAGCTACGCACCACTAACTTTGGCCAACCGACTGGACTCCTCAACAAGAACGGAACTGGTAACGGAGGTTCGGGCGTCCCCAATATGAGCTTGCAGGTTTGCCATTCATCCAAGGTAAACGGCCCTAACGTCAGTTCCGGAGGCCTAGTCATCATCGAGTTGCCTCCGTCCGTACCCACCAgcaacagttaa